The window GCCCATCGCCATGCCGACCGGCACGCGCAGCAGCATCAGGACAAACAGGGTGACGAACCCAATCAGGGCAACCGCTTCATTGCTCAGGTCCATGCGATTTACTCTGCGGTCTTGATTTTGGGATCGTGCATCAGATCCGGATGGAAGATGAGGCGCCAGGTCCGGATCGCTATCAGCAGCACCGCCGAGACATCGCCGATCCACGACACCAGGAAGAACGGCCAGATCGGCAGCTGCAGGTCCATGGTGACGATACCGTCGGCGCGGGTGGCGACGACCTTGTCAAACAGGGTGTAGGTCTGCATCACCACCACGAACAGCAGCACCAGCGTGGCGAAGATATCGATCCAGCGCTGGTATTTTGGCGTCACGTTGGCCCAGACCAGATCGACGGTGATATGCGAGCCGCGATAGCTGGTCGCAGCAATCCCCCAGAAGATCAGGATGCCGAGCAGGAACTGGCCGAAATTGTAGTAATCGGGGATCGTCACCGCGAAGAATTTTCGCATGAATACGGCGACGAAGGTGTTGAGCGCGACGATGCCGACAAAGAACGCCGCGATCCATTCGATGGAATCGATGAAGCGATCCATGATGTTTTTTTTCGGCGAATCGGGCGGCCCGACGATGACGCCGTCTTCGGAGACTTCGGAGGTGGTGGTCATGATGATGTCAGGTTCAATTTGTGCGTCCCTGGAAGCTGTCATTCCGGGGCGGGCACGGCGTCAGCCGCGCGCGAACCCGGAATCCCGAAGTGTTCAAAACATCTCTGGATTCCGGGTGCGCTTCATCCGCGCTTACGCGCGGACGAAGCGCCCCGGAATGACAGCGTTTGCTCACAATCCCGCGTCGTATTTCTTCAGCGCCGCCTTCAGGTCGGCGTCGATCTTGTCGGCGTCGCCACCGGCCTTCTTCACCCCGGCGGCCCAGCTGGCGTGCAGGGGTTCGACGCCCTTCTTCCATTCGGCGAGTTGTTCCGGAGTCAGCTTGTAGACCTCGTGATCCGGCAGCGCCTTCATCTTGGTGCGGCCATTGGCTTCGAAATCGACCCAGGGATCTGTGACCTTGGACGCCCATTCCGGCGTGCAATGGTCGTCGATGATCTTCTTCTGGCCATCCGACATCGAATTATATTTGGCGAGGTTGATATTGTAGGTGAAGACGGTGGAGTAGAGCGGCGCGTCGATGTGGTATTTCACCACCTTGTCGATGCCGAACAGGAAGATCGACCCCCAGGGGAAAGCGATCTCGTCGGCGACGCCGCGCTCGATGGCGTCGCGGGATTCCGGCGCCGAGGCCTGCACATTGGTGCCGCCGAACAGCTTGACCATCTCGCCGATGGTGCTCTGCGCGGGACGCACCTTCACGCCGGCGAGATCGCCGGGCACCATGATCTTCTTCTTGCCGTGCAGCGAGCCTGGATCATGAATGAAGGCGAAGCACAGCTTGGTGTCCTTCATCTCGGTAGGCGCGTATTTGTGATACCACTCGTTCAGCGCGAGGGTGCCCTTCTTGCCGTCGGAGAAAACGAAAGGAAGCTGTCCCGCGGAAACGATCGGGAAGCGGCCGGGCTGATAACCGGGGTTGATGTAGGTGATGTCGGCGATGCCGTCGCGCGCCATGTCATAATGGTCGAAGGCCTTGCCGAGCTGTTCGGAGGGAAACACCGTCATTTTGATGGTGCCGCCCGAGGCCTTCTCGATATCGGCGGCCCAGGCCTGCGTCGCCGGTACCAGCGGATGCGCCGGCGGTACCCACAGCGACACCTTCATGGTGACGGTCTTGTCCTGCGCCAAGGCAGGATTCATTGCCGGCGCGACGCTGGCAGCAACAGCCAGCAACGCAAACAGGGCTTTCCTCATCGACATTTCTCCCTCGTTTCACCGGACCTTGAACGGCCCTTTGCGAATATTGTTATATGATATAATCATCATTGCAAGCCTGCGCCGACAGGCTGCATTACTGCGGCTTGACTCGTCAACTCGGTCGACCGACACAGTCCATAATAATAAGCGCAGGAGCAAGTGTTGCGGACAAAAGTTGCCATCATCGGGGCCGGCCCGGCGGGAATGCTGCTCGGACAGTTGCTGCACAGCTACGGCATCGACAACGTCATTCTGGAACGCAAGGACCGCGACTATGTGCTGGCGCGGATTCGCGCCGGCGTGCTCGAACAGGGCACTGTCGGCCTGCTGGAAAAACTGGGGATCACCGAGCGGCTGCATCATGAAGGCCTGATCCACGACGGCATCGAACTGCTGTTCGGCGGCGTCCGCCATCGCCTCGATCTCAAGCATGCCTCCGGCGGCAAGGTCGTCACCGTCTACGGCCAGACCGAAGTGACCCGCGACCTGATGGACGCCCGCGACAAGACCGGCCTCACCACCATCTATCACGCCGACAATGTCAGCCTGCATGATTTCGACGGCGAGCAGCCACGCGTGCGCTACGTCAAGGACGGCGTCAGCCATGAGATCGCCTGCGACTTCATCGCCGGCTGCGACGGCTTTCACGGCGTCAGCCGGCACAGCGTCCCCGCCGATGCGGTCCAGACCTTCGAGCGGGTCTATCCGTTCGGCTGGCTCGGCCTGTTGTCCGATACCCCGCCGGTGTCGCCGGAGCTGATCTACACCAACCACGAGCGCGGCTTCGCCCTGTGCTCGATGCGCTCCATGACTCGCAGCCGCTATTACGTGCAGTGCTCGCTCGACGAACATGTCGATAACTGGTCGGACGACAGGTTCTGGGATGAGCTGAGGAGCCGGCTCGATCGCGAGGCTGCCGAGAGTTTGATTACGGGTCCCTCGATCGAAAAGAGCATCGCGCCGCTGCGCAGCTTCGTCGCCGAGCCAATGCGGTTCGGAAAATTATTTCTTGCCGGCGACGCAGCCCACATCGTGCCGCCGACCGGCGCCAAGGGGCTGAACCTTGCGGCCAGCGACGTGCATTATCTGTCGCAGGCGCTGCGCGAATTCTACGACGAGAAATCCGCCGCCGGGATCGATGGCTATTCGGCGCGTGCGCTGGCGCGGGTCTGGAAGGCGGTGCGGTTCTCGTGGTGGATGACCTCGATGATGCACCGTTTCCCCGACAGCGACGGTTTTGGCGGCAAGATCCAGCAGGCCGAATTGGACTATGTGGTACATTCGCAGGCGGCGACGTCGGCGCTGGCGGAGAATTATGTGGGGTTGCCGCTGTAGGCACCGTCATTGCGAGCTCTAGCAAAGTTGGCTCTTGCCAACTTTGCTCTGAGCAAAGCAATCCAGAGCCGCAGGCGAAGACTGGATTACTTCGTCGCAAGGGCCCCCCGTCAATGACGAGAACCGTGCCATCCTGTTTTAAACTTTGTTGGCCGAATATTTGGCCTGTGCCTCGCGCCGGGACCGGTTCAATAGTGATCACAGTGTCAAACCGGATTTCGCTGCATGATCAATCCCGATATTCCCGACGGCTTCGAGCCGCATTTCCGGAAGAGTCCGCTTACCGCGCCGTGGGAGCCGATCTATTCCAAGGTGACCGACAGAGCGGTCATCATCGGATTGCGGCTCGCAGCACAACACACTAATTCGCGCGGGCTGGCGCATGGCGGGCTGATCTCCTCGCTCGCCGACAATGCCATGGGCCTGAGTTGCGGCCATGCGCTCGGCGGCGGTACGCGGCTGGTGACGGTCAGCCTCACGGTGGATTTCATCGGCGCCATCGCGATCGGGCAATGGCTTCAGGTGGAGACCGACGTCATCAAGACCGGCAGTACGCTGTGCTTCGCGCAATGCCTCGTCACCGCCGATGGCGTGCCGAGCGCCCGGGCCAGCGCGACGTTTCGGGTGGCGCCGAAGAAGGCGTGAGCATTTCAAGTCCTGCAACAATGAATTGCCAATTGCGATCATTCCGCCGGACCGGCCAAGAGGCCATCTTATCGGGGATGGCGGGCTTGTGCTCGCGGGATATGCTCTTGGGAGATTTCGATGGCCGACACCCATGCCTTTTCAAGCGACGTCGCCTTCACGCCAACGGTGAAAGCCATTCAGGCTCGCAAGGGTTCGCGCCACGCTTATGCGCAGGTCGACGAGAACGGCGGCTGGCGCACCGAGGTCGATGACAACCTGGCGGCGTTCCTTGCGGAAGCGAGCAGCATGTTCCTGGCCACTGCCAGCGCCGATGGCCAGCCCTATATCCAGCACCGCGGCGGGCCGAAAGGTTTCATCCGGATTCTCGACAAGCAGACGCTGGCCTTCGCCGACTACAGCGGCAACCGGCAATACATCACTCAGGGCAACCTGGCGGAAAATCCGAAGGCCAACATCTTCCTGATCGACTACACACATCGCCGCCGCATCAAGATCTGGGGCGAAGCCCGCGTCGTCGAAGACGATCCGGCGTTGCTGACATCGCTGATGCCAGCCGGATACAAGGCGCGACCCGAACAGGTGATCCTGTTCAAGATTGCGGCCTGGGATACCAATTGCCCGCAGCACATCCCGCAGAAATTCGATGCTGCCGATGTCGCCGCGGCGCTGGCGAGCCGCGACGCGCGGATCGCCGAGTTGGAAGCGGAGCTGGCCGCCTTGAAAGATCAGTCAGCTCCCGCTCACTAGCGGCTGCATTATGCTGCTTGCCTGGACGGCAACCAGGCGTGGTCCGGATAGAAAAGCTCCATCATCCGGTCGACGTAGTCGGTCAGGTCAGCGTATTCCAATGCGCGCCGTCGCAAGGGGGAATCAAAGAACGGCGTCATCAGGCCGGCAAGGGCGCCGAAGGCGGTCGCATCGGCTCCGCAGGGCTTGTTTCCCATCAGGTAGAGTTTGCCCGCGAGCAGGACTGACAAGGCCGAGAGCGAACGGGAAGCAAGCTCAAGCGTTTCTTCGGGCGCGTGCCGGCCGAGACCGCTGAGCCGGTAATTGCCTGCAGCACCAGCTCGCGCGTTGTCGCGCAGGTCCTGGCGGCGATCTTCAGGCGCGCCGTCGAAGAAATGTGCCGGGCCCTTGTCGAAATTCTCCGGAATCGTCCAGCGCGCACCGACCAGCGCCCAATAAACGTGATGCTCGATCATGCGCTCGATGGCCCAGGCCTGCGCGCGCTGCTGCTGGTCGAGGCCATCGTCGAAATCGAAGCCGTATTTCTGCTCGATATGTGCCCGGATGAAGGTGGAATCGGCGATGCTGTCGGCTTCGTCATCGATGTAGGGAAGCTGTCCCTTCGGCGACGCAGGCGGCATTGCCTTTTGCTTCCGGTAGGCGAGATCGGTCATCTTGAGCTGGACCTCGGTCTTGGTCACGAAAGGGCTGATTTCCGGCAGGCCGAAACCGGCGCCGAAGCCGTAAAGAGTAATCATGCGATGCGTCCCATTCCTGAAATGTGCGGCACACTAACCGGCTGCTGCTGCCACCGTGGTGTCAGCAGCAGTGCCCGTCGTTGAATTTTGGAAGGCGGAGGCGACCCATTCGCGCCCGACCGCCGATAGAGCGCATAACGACCGCAACCCGAGATCGATAGCCGCCCAGCGGAGGTCACCTTGAGCCAGGTCGAGCGCAATTATGCGCTCCAACACCCGTGCCCAGAGACGCCAAAGAGGCCCGAGATCTTTGTGGGCGTCGAAACCGTAAAAAATGATCATCGGAAAAGCCTTCGTCTGTTAAGGAGATGGCCCGGTATAGCTACCCCCTGCTGCCACCATGCTGTCAGCATCGACGGACCACCCTCAAAAGAGAGCCTTCATGAGACGTGCCGACCGGCTGTTTCAGATCATCCAGGTGCTTCGGCGCACCCGAAAGCCGCTGACGGCTGACGCCATCGCCGCCGAGCTGGAAACCTCGAAGCGGACGATCTATCGCGATATCGCGACCCTGATGGCGCAGCGCGTGCCGATCCGGGGCGAGGCCGGGATGGGCTACATCCTGGAGCGCGGCTTCGACATGCCGCCGCTGATGTTGACGCCGGACGAGATCGAGGCTGCCGTGCTCGGCGCGCAATGGGTCGCGGGCCACGCCGATGCTGCGCTCGCCAAAGCCGCCGAAGATCTGATCGCCAAAATAGCCGACACTGTCCCTGAACGATTGCGGCCATTCGTGCTCGAGCCCGCCAGCCGCGCACGCCCGGGTTGGCGTGCCGAACCTGATCGTCTCGACATGGTCCTGGTGCGGGCGCACATTCACGCCGGCAAGAAAGTTCGGCTCCGATATCGCGACGAGCATGGTCGCGACAGCGAACGTACCATCTGGCCGATTGCGGTCGGCTATCTCGAGGCGGTGCGTCTTCTGGCGGCGTGGTGCGAACTGCGCAAGGATTTTCGCAGTTTCCGCACCGACCGGGTGGTCGAGGCAACCTATCTCGACGAGAAATATCCCGAGCGTCGCGAAACGTTGCGGATCAAATGGCGCAAGACGCTGGCCTGGGAACAACCGAAAGACACCTGATGACCGTCCTGGATCAAACCTCGCCCAGCCCCTGCCAGGCCTGCGGCGCCTGTTGCTCGTATTCCAGCAACTGGCCGCGCTTCACCATCGAGGACGATGCGGACCTCGATCTGATCCCGGAGAAGTTCGTCAATGAGCGGTTGTCGGGAATGCGCTGCGAGGGCGACCGCTGCAGCGCGCTGACCGGCAAGGTTGGCACTGCCACCGCCTGCGGGATCTATGCATTCAGGCCGGAAGTGTGTCGGACCTGCATGCCCGGCGATCCCGAATGCACGATGGCGCGGCGCAGGCACGGCCTGCCGGTGCTGGCCATCGAATAGGCGATGCCGGCTCAGGCCGTGGCGTGAGCCAGTTCTTTCTCGTCGAGGTCTTCGTCGTCGAGATCGTCATCGACCGGCGTAAAGGTGCTGAGCGGCTTGGTCGACAGCGTGATCGCCTTGCGGTTGCTGTAGGACGATGATCCGACAGGACGCGACACCGACGTCTCGTGCGACAGCGCGTACAGCGTCGAGCCAACCCGGCCGCCGAGCTGGATCAGCTCGCGTTCGTCGCAACTCGCTGCGATGGAAATCGCCAGCGCATGCAGATGGCTGCGGCGGTAGCAGAACAGCGCCAGCATCGCACGGACGTCGGACGATACGCTCTCGACGAGTTGCGGCAGGCCATTTTCGTTTGCCCGATACATCGCACCGAGCAGATCTTCCTGGACTGGACAGAAATCGTTTTCAAAAGCTTGGCGGCTCGACCACATGGCGGTTCTCCTCGGTAATGAGGATGCCGTGCAATTTCCTAACGCAGGGTTAACCAAGAGCCTTAACGGGCCTGTGGCCCCCTTGAACGGGAACCGCGAATCAGACAAGCGCCGCCGCATTTCCGCCGTGATGGAACCGGCTCGCGCGCATCAGCTGTTGGCGACGATAAAGATCGCCAGGAAGAAATCAGTGAGGTGGTGCAGCGCCTGATCGATGCCGATCAGCCACCAGAACCACAAATGCCCCGGCGCGATGCCAAAATGGGAGACGCAGAGTCCCTTGGCGCGGTCGATGGTGATGTGGATGGCGAAATCGATCAATCCAATGAACCACAGCCTTGGCTGCGCGGCCGCCACAAACAGGGTGGTCAGCACCCCGTGAATGGTGCAATGCGCCAGCAGCGGCAAGGCCCAGCCGGTCTTGCGGTCCTTGCCGAGCGCCATCCACGACGTCTGCAGGAAAAAATCCGCGACCACGTGTTTGATAGTCAGGATGAGCATCCACCCGACCAGCCCGCCGAGGGCTATCGACGACGACATTGCGGGAAACGACAAGTGGACGTCCTTCTCACCGGGCCTCAACGGCAGGCGCACAGACCGAAATCTGCACGCTCACCCAATTTATGACACCCCAAAACCGGGAATGCACGCTATGGAACGAAAAACCCACCGCTTCCTGCTGCTCATGTTGCCGAAATTGCCCCTGCCCTGATCTCGCCGATCGCCTTGCGCAATTGGTCACCTTTGGGATCGCGCGGCACGGCCCGGGCTTGCGAGATCGCAGCCGAGAGATCGGGAAGCACCAGCTTGCCGTCGAATACCGGCTTTGCCAACCCGTCGATGATCTGGTGCCACGCCGCGAGGCCGTGGCGGTAACCGGTTCCGTAGCCCTCGATCATTGTCGCGGTCTGTACGACCGCCGCGACGGCGTCGGGTTGCTTGGTCAGGCTGCGGGCGATCATGTGCAGCCAGCGCTCGACCCAGGCCCGCTCCGTGGCATAGCGCACCGACAATAGCCGCCAGCGCCGCAGCGAGGCTTCGATCTTCAGGCGCTTCACGCCCCACCAGCTGGCGGTGCTGAAGCGGA is drawn from Nitrobacteraceae bacterium AZCC 2146 and contains these coding sequences:
- a CDS encoding TRAP-type C4-dicarboxylate transport system permease small subunit (product_source=COG3090; cog=COG3090; pfam=PF04290; superfamily=81464; transmembrane_helix_parts=Inside_1_30,TMhelix_31_53,Outside_54_67,TMhelix_68_85,Inside_86_105,TMhelix_106_125,Outside_126_144,TMhelix_145_167,Inside_168_188); this encodes MTTTSEVSEDGVIVGPPDSPKKNIMDRFIDSIEWIAAFFVGIVALNTFVAVFMRKFFAVTIPDYYNFGQFLLGILIFWGIAATSYRGSHITVDLVWANVTPKYQRWIDIFATLVLLFVVVMQTYTLFDKVVATRADGIVTMDLQLPIWPFFLVSWIGDVSAVLLIAIRTWRLIFHPDLMHDPKIKTAE
- a CDS encoding TRAP-type C4-dicarboxylate transport system substrate-binding protein (product_source=COG1638; cleavage_site_network=SignalP-noTM; cog=COG1638; pfam=PF03480; superfamily=53850), with protein sequence MRKALFALLAVAASVAPAMNPALAQDKTVTMKVSLWVPPAHPLVPATQAWAADIEKASGGTIKMTVFPSEQLGKAFDHYDMARDGIADITYINPGYQPGRFPIVSAGQLPFVFSDGKKGTLALNEWYHKYAPTEMKDTKLCFAFIHDPGSLHGKKKIMVPGDLAGVKVRPAQSTIGEMVKLFGGTNVQASAPESRDAIERGVADEIAFPWGSIFLFGIDKVVKYHIDAPLYSTVFTYNINLAKYNSMSDGQKKIIDDHCTPEWASKVTDPWVDFEANGRTKMKALPDHEVYKLTPEQLAEWKKGVEPLHASWAAGVKKAGGDADKIDADLKAALKKYDAGL
- a CDS encoding p-hydroxybenzoate 3-monooxygenase (product_source=KO:K00481; cath_funfam=3.50.50.60; cog=COG0654; ko=KO:K00481; pfam=PF01494; superfamily=51905; tigrfam=TIGR02360), which gives rise to MRTKVAIIGAGPAGMLLGQLLHSYGIDNVILERKDRDYVLARIRAGVLEQGTVGLLEKLGITERLHHEGLIHDGIELLFGGVRHRLDLKHASGGKVVTVYGQTEVTRDLMDARDKTGLTTIYHADNVSLHDFDGEQPRVRYVKDGVSHEIACDFIAGCDGFHGVSRHSVPADAVQTFERVYPFGWLGLLSDTPPVSPELIYTNHERGFALCSMRSMTRSRYYVQCSLDEHVDNWSDDRFWDELRSRLDREAAESLITGPSIEKSIAPLRSFVAEPMRFGKLFLAGDAAHIVPPTGAKGLNLAASDVHYLSQALREFYDEKSAAGIDGYSARALARVWKAVRFSWWMTSMMHRFPDSDGFGGKIQQAELDYVVHSQAATSALAENYVGLPL
- a CDS encoding uncharacterized protein (TIGR00369 family) (product_source=TIGR00369; cath_funfam=3.10.129.10; cog=COG2050; pfam=PF03061; superfamily=54637; tigrfam=TIGR00369), with amino-acid sequence MINPDIPDGFEPHFRKSPLTAPWEPIYSKVTDRAVIIGLRLAAQHTNSRGLAHGGLISSLADNAMGLSCGHALGGGTRLVTVSLTVDFIGAIAIGQWLQVETDVIKTGSTLCFAQCLVTADGVPSARASATFRVAPKKA
- a CDS encoding putative pyridoxine 5'-phosphate oxidase superfamily flavin-nucleotide-binding protein (product_source=COG3576; cath_funfam=2.30.110.10; cog=COG3576; ko=KO:K07006; pfam=PF01243; superfamily=50475), producing MADTHAFSSDVAFTPTVKAIQARKGSRHAYAQVDENGGWRTEVDDNLAAFLAEASSMFLATASADGQPYIQHRGGPKGFIRILDKQTLAFADYSGNRQYITQGNLAENPKANIFLIDYTHRRRIKIWGEARVVEDDPALLTSLMPAGYKARPEQVILFKIAAWDTNCPQHIPQKFDAADVAAALASRDARIAELEAELAALKDQSAPAH
- a CDS encoding glutathione S-transferase (product_source=COG0625; cath_funfam=1.20.1050.10,3.40.30.10; cog=COG0625; pfam=PF17171,PF17172; superfamily=47616,52833); the encoded protein is MITLYGFGAGFGLPEISPFVTKTEVQLKMTDLAYRKQKAMPPASPKGQLPYIDDEADSIADSTFIRAHIEQKYGFDFDDGLDQQQRAQAWAIERMIEHHVYWALVGARWTIPENFDKGPAHFFDGAPEDRRQDLRDNARAGAAGNYRLSGLGRHAPEETLELASRSLSALSVLLAGKLYLMGNKPCGADATAFGALAGLMTPFFDSPLRRRALEYADLTDYVDRMMELFYPDHAWLPSRQAA
- a CDS encoding hypothetical protein (product_source=Hypo-rule applied), whose amino-acid sequence is MIIFYGFDAHKDLGPLWRLWARVLERIIALDLAQGDLRWAAIDLGLRSLCALSAVGREWVASAFQNSTTGTAADTTVAAAAG
- a CDS encoding putative DNA-binding transcriptional regulator YafY (product_source=COG2378; cath_funfam=1.10.10.10; cog=COG2378; pfam=PF08279,PF13280; superfamily=46785) produces the protein MRRADRLFQIIQVLRRTRKPLTADAIAAELETSKRTIYRDIATLMAQRVPIRGEAGMGYILERGFDMPPLMLTPDEIEAAVLGAQWVAGHADAALAKAAEDLIAKIADTVPERLRPFVLEPASRARPGWRAEPDRLDMVLVRAHIHAGKKVRLRYRDEHGRDSERTIWPIAVGYLEAVRLLAAWCELRKDFRSFRTDRVVEATYLDEKYPERRETLRIKWRKTLAWEQPKDT
- a CDS encoding Fe-S-cluster containining protein (product_source=COG0727; cog=COG0727; ko=KO:K06940; pfam=PF03692; superfamily=57716), which gives rise to MTVLDQTSPSPCQACGACCSYSSNWPRFTIEDDADLDLIPEKFVNERLSGMRCEGDRCSALTGKVGTATACGIYAFRPEVCRTCMPGDPECTMARRRHGLPVLAIE
- a CDS encoding hypothetical protein (product_source=Hypo-rule applied) — its product is MWSSRQAFENDFCPVQEDLLGAMYRANENGLPQLVESVSSDVRAMLALFCYRRSHLHALAISIAASCDERELIQLGGRVGSTLYALSHETSVSRPVGSSSYSNRKAITLSTKPLSTFTPVDDDLDDEDLDEKELAHATA
- a CDS encoding hypothetical protein (product_source=Hypo-rule applied; pfam=PF11750; transmembrane_helix_parts=Outside_1_9,TMhelix_10_29,Inside_30_47,TMhelix_48_70,Outside_71_134), whose protein sequence is MSFPAMSSSIALGGLVGWMLILTIKHVVADFFLQTSWMALGKDRKTGWALPLLAHCTIHGVLTTLFVAAAQPRLWFIGLIDFAIHITIDRAKGLCVSHFGIAPGHLWFWWLIGIDQALHHLTDFFLAIFIVANS